In the Coleofasciculus chthonoplastes PCC 7420 genome, one interval contains:
- a CDS encoding tetratricopeptide repeat protein has protein sequence MMTELSDPTVDNEKTYGDLLTAIQASQGKLSVILAVCDDIHYRNQLIERYETELAASVRSHRVILVKDDPNLSHAITELVQTDDDLRQGGNAVVTVTGAEQLLWLKFDAQHSEQAIFFASLPAIQDALSALACPLVLWLTHQLESQLSQNAPEFQNWCQAVFRFHSQKTAAIPIQNIEPFRHLIEESDAWDQNVSVFPVADLNALIEYTKAKHGVNDPNLATLYAQVGHLYQRRLEQGESLNYPQEQALAVEYLSQAIQLKKELGLETTLAETVNNLAELYRLQGRYREAEPLYLEALELRKSLLGDAHPDVATSLNNLAKLYQAQGQYAQAEPLYLQALDLRKRLLGDDHPDLAHSLNDLATLYFCQGRYEDAEPLYLQALDLRKRNLGDDHLDVTISLSNLGLLYHYQRRYEDAEPLYLQTLDIEKRLLGEDHPDVATTLNNLAALYKSQGRYEDAEPLYLQALDLQKRLLGENHPDVATNLNNLAALYFSQGRYEKAEPLYLQALDIRKGLLGENHPDVAQSLNNLAGLYFSQGPNNKTESFYLEALNIRKRLLGENHPDVATSLNNLALLYHYQGHYDKAEPLYMQALHLRKRLLGDIHPDVVTSMNNLALLYHYQGRYEQAEPLYLKVLELGKRLWGEDHPDVAISLNNLAALYKSQGRYEQANYLTSKLWN, from the coding sequence ATGATGACGGAGTTGTCTGACCCGACAGTTGATAATGAAAAAACGTATGGCGATTTACTGACAGCGATTCAAGCCAGTCAAGGTAAGTTGAGTGTAATCCTAGCGGTTTGTGATGATATCCATTACCGCAACCAACTGATTGAACGCTATGAAACCGAACTCGCCGCCTCTGTGCGATCGCATCGCGTTATCTTGGTTAAGGATGACCCGAACCTGAGCCACGCCATTACTGAACTCGTCCAAACCGATGACGATTTACGTCAGGGGGGAAACGCCGTTGTCACCGTGACGGGTGCTGAACAACTTCTCTGGCTCAAATTCGACGCCCAGCATTCAGAACAGGCAATTTTTTTCGCCTCTCTACCAGCAATCCAAGACGCCTTATCCGCCTTGGCTTGTCCACTTGTCCTGTGGCTAACTCACCAACTAGAGAGTCAGCTAAGTCAAAACGCCCCAGAGTTCCAAAATTGGTGTCAAGCTGTCTTTCGCTTCCACTCCCAAAAAACAGCCGCTATTCCCATTCAAAACATTGAGCCATTCCGCCATCTTATCGAAGAGAGCGACGCTTGGGATCAAAACGTATCAGTCTTTCCCGTCGCCGATCTCAACGCCTTGATCGAATACACCAAAGCCAAACACGGCGTCAACGACCCGAATTTGGCAACCTTATATGCTCAAGTCGGACACCTTTATCAACGACGCCTAGAACAGGGTGAATCTCTAAATTATCCCCAAGAACAAGCCTTAGCCGTTGAGTATTTGAGTCAAGCCATTCAGCTAAAAAAAGAACTCGGCTTAGAAACAACCTTAGCCGAAACGGTAAATAATCTAGCCGAACTCTACAGGCTGCAAGGACGCTACAGAGAAGCTGAACCCCTTTATTTAGAAGCCTTAGAACTCAGAAAAAGCTTGTTGGGCGATGCTCATCCTGATGTCGCCACCAGCCTCAACAACTTGGCAAAACTTTACCAGGCTCAAGGACAGTACGCCCAAGCCGAACCTCTTTATCTGCAAGCCTTGGACTTGAGAAAACGCTTACTGGGTGATGATCATCCAGATCTCGCTCATAGTCTCAACGATTTAGCCACCCTCTATTTTTGTCAAGGACGCTATGAGGACGCCGAACCCCTTTATTTGCAAGCTTTGGACTTGAGGAAACGTAACTTAGGCGATGATCATCTAGACGTGACAATCAGCCTTAGCAATCTCGGATTACTCTATCATTATCAAAGACGCTACGAAGACGCCGAACCCCTTTATCTGCAAACCTTAGACATCGAAAAACGCTTACTGGGCGAGGATCATCCGGATGTAGCCACCACCTTGAACAATCTCGCCGCCCTTTATAAGTCCCAAGGACGCTATGAGGATGCTGAACCCCTTTATCTGCAAGCCTTGGACTTGCAAAAACGGTTATTGGGAGAGAACCATCCCGATGTCGCCACGAACCTTAACAATCTTGCTGCTCTGTACTTCTCTCAAGGACGCTATGAGAAAGCCGAACCTCTCTATTTGCAAGCGTTAGATATCAGAAAAGGTTTATTGGGAGAAAATCATCCTGATGTGGCACAAAGCTTGAATAATTTGGCAGGACTTTATTTCTCTCAAGGACCCAATAACAAAACCGAATCGTTTTATTTGGAAGCGTTAAATATTCGGAAACGCTTGTTGGGAGAGAACCATCCGGATGTGGCAACTAGCCTGAACAATTTAGCTTTACTCTATCATTATCAGGGACACTATGACAAAGCCGAACCCCTCTATATGCAAGCCTTACATTTGAGAAAACGTTTATTGGGGGATATCCATCCCGATGTAGTCACCAGTATGAATAATTTGGCATTACTCTACCATTATCAAGGACGCTACGAGCAAGCCGAACCCCTCTATCTGAAAGTTTTGGAACTGGGCAAACGCTTATGGGGAGAAGACCATCCCGATGTCGCGATCAGTTTAAATAATTTGGCAGCCCTTTACAAGTCTCAAGGACGGTATGAACAAGCGAATTACTTAACTTCCAAGCTATGGAATTGA
- a CDS encoding YifB family Mg chelatase-like AAA ATPase, which yields MLARVWSASLVGIDAVKVGVEVDVSGGLPGIVVVGLPDTAVQESRERVRAALKNAGFVFPMRKIVINLTPADLRKEGPSFDLPISVGILAASQQVNPELLGDYLFLGEVSLDGNLRPVAGVLPIAAAAQSLGISGLVVPADNAQEAAVVRGLDVYGFKHLADVADFLNQPERYSPVTMDEVPKSSPSQFTGGNLNEVKGQSHARRALEIAAAGGHNLIFVGPPGSGKTMLARRLPGILPPLSFSEALEVTQIYSVAGLLKDKGRLIRHRPFRSPHHSASGPSLVGGGSFPRPGEISLAHRGVLFLDELTEFKRNVLEFLRQPLEDGYVTISRTRQSVLFPAQFTLVASTNPCPCGYFGDTLQPCTCSARQRENYWAKLSGPLMDRIDLQVAVNRLKPEEITRQPQSEASEAVRERVKVARDRARHRFNSEPTLRCNAQMQSGHLRQWCHLEDSSRNLLEGAIRKLGLSARASDRILKVARTIADLSGAETLQTSHIAEAIQYRTIDRMQ from the coding sequence ATGCTTGCCAGGGTTTGGAGTGCTTCGCTAGTCGGCATCGATGCGGTGAAAGTCGGTGTTGAAGTCGATGTATCGGGCGGATTACCGGGAATTGTTGTTGTGGGATTACCGGATACCGCCGTCCAAGAATCGCGAGAACGGGTGAGGGCGGCGTTAAAAAATGCCGGGTTTGTTTTCCCGATGCGGAAAATCGTGATTAATCTCACTCCCGCCGACTTACGCAAAGAAGGACCCAGCTTTGATTTACCCATTAGTGTGGGGATTCTCGCCGCCTCCCAGCAAGTCAATCCTGAATTATTAGGCGATTATTTATTTTTAGGGGAAGTCTCCCTGGATGGGAATTTACGCCCCGTTGCGGGAGTCTTACCCATCGCCGCCGCCGCCCAAAGTTTGGGGATTTCGGGGTTAGTCGTACCCGCTGATAATGCCCAAGAAGCCGCCGTGGTGCGTGGACTAGACGTGTATGGATTCAAACATTTGGCTGATGTAGCAGATTTTTTGAATCAACCAGAACGCTATTCCCCGGTAACGATGGATGAAGTACCCAAATCATCCCCCTCTCAGTTTACAGGCGGAAATTTAAACGAAGTCAAAGGTCAATCCCATGCGCGTCGGGCGTTAGAAATAGCCGCCGCAGGAGGTCATAATTTAATTTTCGTTGGTCCACCGGGAAGCGGTAAAACCATGTTGGCGCGACGATTACCCGGAATTTTACCGCCCTTAAGTTTTTCAGAAGCCCTGGAAGTTACCCAAATCTATTCTGTCGCTGGATTACTTAAAGATAAAGGCAGATTAATCAGACATCGCCCCTTCCGCAGTCCCCACCATTCTGCATCGGGTCCATCATTAGTTGGGGGAGGGAGTTTTCCGCGTCCCGGCGAAATTTCCTTGGCACATCGAGGGGTATTATTTCTGGATGAATTAACTGAATTTAAGCGCAATGTATTGGAATTTTTGCGTCAACCTTTAGAAGATGGTTATGTGACCATTTCTCGCACCCGACAATCCGTCCTATTTCCGGCACAATTTACCTTAGTTGCCAGTACCAATCCCTGTCCCTGTGGTTACTTTGGCGATACGCTGCAACCCTGCACCTGTTCAGCGCGACAACGGGAGAACTATTGGGCAAAACTTTCGGGTCCACTCATGGATCGGATAGATTTACAAGTTGCGGTGAATCGTCTTAAACCCGAAGAGATTACCCGACAGCCTCAAAGTGAAGCATCAGAAGCCGTAAGGGAGAGAGTAAAAGTCGCCCGCGATCGCGCCCGTCATCGCTTCAACTCAGAACCCACACTGCGCTGCAATGCCCAGATGCAAAGTGGTCATTTGAGACAATGGTGTCATTTAGAGGATAGTAGTCGCAATCTTTTAGAAGGGGCAATTCGCAAACTCGGACTCTCTGCCCGGGCAAGCGATCGCATCCTCAAAGTCGCCCGCACGATTGCCGATTTATCGGGGGCGGAAACGTTGCAAACGTCACACATTGCTGAAGCGATCCAATATCGTACTATTGATCGAATGCAGTAA
- a CDS encoding DNA cytosine methyltransferase, whose product MLHLPICTTVELFCGIGGFRIAADQRNIATIWANDRCPKACQVYRDRFGKAQLHQGDIYQLVDEIPPHDLLTAGFPCQPFSSAGKKKGVRDPRGHIFQVIIDVLKRHKPRFFILENVKRLLSMEEGTHFATILSELAHLDYTIEWRLVNAMHLGLPQNRQRVVILGTLDKDTKDDFPNIRLASTENIAELSDSTFQTLTNVEQWTKINDHSYRFPTWGLAKIGRFIGYNFAQFYPATPIVPLRAVLESDVDCQFDFTESTLNRLQTSTPVNNFVQAVQILYNQSGGARMGYTVFGIDGVAPTLTSTTSRHYERYKIGNQFRRLTNVEYARIQGFPDEHCSGISIYDQYALFGNAIPPVMAGWVMDCILENKIVQLKTPQFEQLSLFSMTDAC is encoded by the coding sequence ATGCTTCACTTACCTATCTGTACAACCGTTGAGTTATTTTGCGGGATTGGAGGATTCCGGATAGCGGCGGATCAGAGAAATATAGCCACAATCTGGGCAAATGATCGGTGTCCAAAAGCCTGTCAAGTATACCGCGATCGCTTTGGAAAGGCACAATTACATCAGGGTGATATTTATCAACTCGTTGATGAAATTCCACCTCACGATCTGTTAACGGCGGGTTTTCCCTGTCAACCGTTCAGTAGTGCGGGCAAAAAAAAGGGAGTGCGAGATCCACGCGGTCATATTTTTCAAGTGATTATTGATGTCCTGAAAAGACACAAGCCCAGGTTTTTTATCTTAGAGAATGTCAAACGTTTGCTGTCGATGGAGGAAGGGACTCATTTTGCCACGATACTCAGTGAGTTAGCGCATTTGGACTATACGATTGAATGGCGTTTGGTCAACGCTATGCATTTGGGTTTACCCCAAAATCGTCAACGAGTTGTCATCCTGGGAACCTTAGACAAGGATACAAAGGATGATTTTCCCAATATCAGACTTGCCTCAACTGAAAATATCGCTGAGTTATCCGACTCAACGTTTCAAACCCTGACTAACGTTGAACAATGGACAAAAATAAACGACCATAGCTATAGATTTCCTACTTGGGGATTAGCCAAAATAGGTCGGTTTATTGGCTACAATTTTGCCCAATTTTATCCAGCTACACCGATTGTTCCATTACGGGCAGTCCTTGAGTCAGATGTTGATTGCCAATTTGATTTTACTGAGTCTACGTTAAACCGTTTACAAACCAGTACGCCAGTTAATAATTTTGTTCAGGCTGTACAAATTCTCTACAATCAAAGTGGAGGAGCGCGAATGGGTTACACTGTATTTGGTATTGATGGTGTTGCACCAACACTTACCTCAACAACGAGTCGCCACTATGAGCGTTATAAAATTGGTAATCAGTTCCGCCGTCTGACTAATGTAGAATATGCTCGCATTCAAGGGTTTCCAGATGAACATTGTTCTGGGATATCTATCTATGATCAATATGCTCTTTTCGGAAATGCCATTCCCCCAGTTATGGCGGGGTGGGTTATGGATTGTATCTTAGAAAATAAGATCGTCCAACTCAAAACACCTCAATTTGAACAACTATCACTTTTCTCTATGACCGATGCTTGCTAA